The Quercus lobata isolate SW786 chromosome 9, ValleyOak3.0 Primary Assembly, whole genome shotgun sequence region agAATGAGATATCAGTTAAGGTATATATATTACTCTTAATCATTTTAATATTGATAGATTATGTTTGTTGTGATAAACACTGACttgaaaatgctaaaaattaatattacaaattttactatataaattttacaaattgaccAACTTGACAATGAATGTGAACAGTGAATttcaatagaatttttttataaccacaacattttcataacaagtTAAGGtgtcaataaaataaaataagattacaTACCAActacaatttttctttaaaatttttgtaagatTTTGTTACGTTTGTAGACTTTCTTATTtcaataacattaaaaaaaaaatgtacaatttcttttaaaagaaaagagagaataaattattgaattagtgaaatatataagtttgtaaatcttatatggtaaaatttataatatttctaacatcAAGAATATTAAATTACTCCTATGAAGTCTACTATTAACACCAATTTTACGTCAACCACTAATAATTTGTAATCTCAAGTACAAGTTATGAAATAAAATGTGTCACTTGCCTTTATTCTTTGGCCTAACTAAAAGTCTGGCACAACAGTCTCatttttctattcttctttGCATTAATGCATTTACCTACTCCATTTTTTCAGTCCCCAGAAAGTTCATTTCTGAATAAAAAGTTGATCATATCTTGTTGGGTTCATGGCTTGATCTTAAATTCTGGTGTATTCATATTATACCATATGCATAGATTGGTTATACCAGATGCATCTCAAAGGTGTTTGTAATGGTCTaatgtaattttatttctttccctACTTAGTTGATATGTGGCGTCTCttcttttattgaaaaattctacttattaataagtaaattaACTTCACCTTAGATTTCTACTACGTACTATACAATCTGTCAATCTCCTTGCAGGAGCGACAAACATTACCGAAGATCGGTTGTTGCCAGCTTAGTTGAAGGAGTGTACATTCTTGAACGTGACCGCCAGAAGAACCGCCAAGAATCTCAAGCTCTTGCTCCACCTTGGTGGGAGTCCTTCCATTCCAATTAAGTCAAAAACTCATAGACAATAACGACTTATCCATATTCGGTGCCATTTATGAATACAAATacccaccttcttcttcttcttcttcttctcgaaacATCCCGCACTATGTTATTGCCATTCGGGGTACACTCCTCAAACGACGCACATGGTCACAAGACTTCAAGTTAAACTTCCAGTGCTTCTTTAACGAACTTCACCAGAGTTCCCGCTTTCAACAAGCAGTTGAGTTTCTTCGCAAAACAGTTAAGTCTAAAGGTGAATCCAGCGTGTGGTTAGCTGGACATTCTCTGGGGTCAGCTATGGCACTGCTTGCGGGAAAGGAAATGGCCAAGGAGGGTCATTTAATTGAAACTTATCTTTTCAATCCTCCATTCTTCTCGGCCCTCTTAGAAAGTGTGATCAAAGATGAACGAGTGAAGTTTGGAATCCACTTGGCAACCAGTGTTTTCAAGACAGGACTCGCGGGTCTTAACTTTGTTGTAAATGGTGGCCAAGCTGATGACCCTTTTGCGGTGCTATCTCCCTGGCTTCCTTACCTTTTTGTGAACCCAGATGATCCTATTTGTTCAAAATATGTTGGATATTTTGAACACaggaagaagatggaggataACGGAGTTGAAGAATTTGAGATGGTCGCAACAAAGAACTCCACGTGGAATCTATGCTTAAGTGTGTTGGGAAAGGATTCAGGTTCAGAACCACTGCATCTCCTTCCTTCAGCAGATCTGACCATTAATAAGGTTCAATTCCCAAATATTGAAGGTGTTGTTGATGCttataaaaagtttaaaagagCTCATAGTCTTCAACAGTGGTGGAATCCTTTTCCCTATGAATCTATGCGTTATAACTACAACACTACAAACGGTGTTGAATGTAGCAGCTAATTAGTGTGTAAACAGGCCCAAAAGACTACCCAATACAGACAAAGTCTGTGGGGGAAGAATGGGTCTTGGTAAAGCTTTTGTCTGACCCGAATGTGGGTCTTTTgtgggggtggggtggggtgggggggttGGGGGTTGGTGTTGTTTGTTCTTGCCAAGTTAGAATTTCCTCCTCCTCATAGATTTCAATCGATCTAAATATATCACCTGTATTGATAAAGATTTCTAAGGTTAAAGGAGCTTACAAGGTTATGAAAGAAAAATCTGAGTTGTCATTAcaataatttacaatttatttttagttctttaagcACTAGGAAGCATGGAAATGAACACGAGTACGGGTATAACACGGTGAAataacaatttttgaaaaattaggatATAATGTGAGAATatgtatattaattaataatatattttttttattttatatattgttaagcatACCAAttcatatgagagagagagagagagaggatgagtGATTGAAGTAAGATTTTCTCCATTATGAGACTTACTATGCTCGCATTGAGTTTATCCGAATTAttaaattactattatttatttatttattgataataagaGTGATAGATAAAGATTCATTCTATTAGGGGTGTTTTTGTGAATACATTTCTAacatcaatcaatatatatatatatatatatatgtataaaatagACCTCATGTGAGAGGGGCAGTGGTGTTGACAATGGAGGCTGAGTAAGACGAAAAAGCTATAAAAATGACGTGAGTCacagaagcttttttttttttttttggttaaaccaCCTGGTATCCGGAACCACAGGGGCTCTGACTAAATCCGAATTCGAGCCGGGTAGGACCACAAGGGCGACAAAGCTCTCCCAACCGAGTTTTAACGCAGCTGTATGCCCAAGGCTCGAACACGAGACCTTAGTTAAGCTAGGACAACCTCTTACCAGTTGACCAACGCGCTCGGTGGTGAGTCATAGAAGCTTTGATACCATATAAACACAATAATATTCTAGAATATTTTCAGCCTTACCAATTCGGCTTAGGACTTTTCATTTATATAGGATTGTACAAATACAaagattcaaaatataaaagagtTTGAATTACAAACAACTTCATCTTATCCTATCTTTAGTAGATCCTATCTACAATTTGTAATTCGTCTTGGAGATTATCACAACTGCTCTAGACAACTGGATTAACATCAGCAGCTGTTGTGGACAGCTGGATTATCTTCAGCTCTTATCGGTAACACGTCGATATCCATTCTATAAAAAATCTTGTATGAGACAGTCTCATGAGATCAATGTCTCAAGGACATGTGGGTTTCATGCATGTAGGACCCACATGTCATTGAACACATGGAACCCACGTGTCATTGAAACATTGGTCTAATGAGATACTTTCTCCCATTCTTCCCTCTCATATTTCGAGTCTGGACTGCTGCATTGACAACTCTTTTGGGCCTGTTTACACAGTAGCTGCTTCATTCAACATAGTTTGTAGTGTTGTACTCATAACGCAGAGAATCATAGGGAACATAATTCCACCATTGTTGAATTCCATGagctcttttaaattttttatacttacAAAAGGGTCCTTGGAATTCAGTCAATTGACACCTATTGATAGTCAGATCTGCTGAAGGAATGAGATTCAGTGGTTCTGAGCCTGAatccatgcaactctttgttaAAAACCTATCAACTCCTCCAAGTATTTTTGCcctcatcttcttcctctgttCAAAATATCCAATATATTCTGAACAAATAGGATAATGTGGATTCACAAAAAGGTAAGGAATCCAGGAAGATAGCGGAACATTAAAAGATTCATGATCTTCAGTCTCATGATGTTGGCAACCATTTACATCACGACTCAGGCCTGCACTGACAACACTACCTGCACAGCGGATAACAAACTTAACTATTGTATCCTTGATAGCTGCCTCCATGGGGAAATATAAGAATGGAGGATTAAAAAGATAAGTTTCAAGAAAGTAACCCATCTTGGCCATGTTCTTTCCTGCAAGCAATGCCATAGCTGACCCCGGAGAATGTCCAGCTAACCACACCCTTGCACCTCCAGACATAGTAACCAGAACACAATCCATTGCAAGTTGAAAGCTGGAACTCTTGTGAAGTTTGTTATAGAAGCACTTGAAGTTTAATTTGCCGTCACGTAACACTGTCTCCTTTTTCATGGGTGTTCCTCGGAAGGCAATTTAACATATTGTGGAAAGCTTGGAGCAGGATTAGGGTATTTGTATTCATAAATGGCACCGAATATGGAATCATTATTGTCTACGAGCTTGTGATGTAGTTGGAAATGGAAGGATTCCCACCAAGGTGTTGCAAGAGCCTCAATTTCATCACGGTTCTGCTGGCGGTCACTTTCAAGAATATACACTCCATTAACCAAACAGGCAATAACCAATCTTCTATAATTTACATCGTTCCTACAAggatattgtaaaatagtaaaaatatttagtgAAGGTTGcttgttaataaataaaaattcaagaacaGAAGCCATATACATATCAACTAGTTAGGAAAAAACAAATTacattacacaataaaaaaCACCTTTGAGATGCATCTGATATAACCGAACTATTTTATGGGACTTGTACGCACATCATTTTTTGATGGGACAAAATTCCAGTGAGGTATAAGAGTGCACCAGAATTTAACATCAACCCAACAAAAAATGCCCAACTTTTTATTCAAGAAGTTGACTTTCAGGGGACAAACAAAGAGAGGGGAATCTAGAGAGAAatccaaagagagagagagagagagaagactgTTGTGCTTGTTAGGCCAAATAATAAGTCTAGTGACACAACTCATTTCACGACTTGATGATGAGATGATAAATCATTAGTTGGTTGGTAGTAATAGTGGTGCACTTAACAAGAGTAATAGAGGtattacaaaatttacaacataaattttacaaatttgtgTCACCaataaccccaaaaaaaagtaattaaaatattcatttattaagTTATTGAAATTTATCAATCTCATTCATTGCCACATCAATTTGTAGTACTTATATAGTGAAActtatagtatttttagtatGTTTCACTTTGCTTTTATTAtgccaaatacaaacaattaTATCAAGAAACTCTATCTTAAAAGTtcataaaagaaggaaaaaaaaaaaaagctttatttGGTTAGAACTTAGAAAGATGGAAAATGTTAATTGATGGAAAAGTATGAGGtcagaaaaaattttagttttctatCATGTGTGTTTGGTATAAAAGATGGTAGAGTggaatatagaaaataaatataactttaTCCACATTGCTAGTTATCTCACTACTAGTAAATATATCTTTCTGTTAGCTGATATTATTCTGTGTGTATGTTTTCATCTTAATTTATAATTGTGAGTCACTAAAAGCAAAAACAGTAAATAATATGTTTGGGGAGGTGCACGTAAACCACTAGGCTGTGACAATACAGAAAagtcggttttttttttttttttttgagtcaacAGAAAAGCCTGTTTGGTGCATTAAAATCAAGCATTATCCTAACACTGCACGTTGCATGTTCTGAAAAATGAAACTATGAACAATGTATATACACTATTTTGGATTCGTTAATGAAATACTGTGAACATCTCTTATACTTTGGAGTTTGGATGCATTGGAATTTCTCTTTAGTTTGTTATGGGCTGAATGAAATTCCTTAGCAGTTGATTACACACTGTTAGTGAAGAATTGGTTAATGGTCTTACCAG contains the following coding sequences:
- the LOC115961166 gene encoding GDSL esterase/lipase At4g10955-like, yielding MALLAGKEMAKEGHLIETYLFNPPFFSALLESVIKDERVKFGIHLATSVFKTGLAGLNFVVNGGQADDPFAVLSPWLPYLFVNPDDPICSKYVGYFEHRKKMEDNGVEEFEMVATKNSTWNLCLSVLGKDSGSEPLHLLPSADLTINKVQFPNIEGVVDAYKKFKRAHSLQQWWNPFPYESMRYNYNTTNGVECSS
- the LOC115961167 gene encoding GDSL esterase/lipase At4g10955-like, which gives rise to MKKETVLRDGKLNFKCFYNKLHKSSSFQLAMDCVLVTMSGGARVWLAGHSPGSAMALLAGKNMAKMGYFLETYLFNPPFLYFPMEAAIKDTIVKFVIRCAGSVVSAGLSRDVNGCQHHETEDHESFNVPLSSWIPYLFVNPHYPICSEYIGYFEQRKKMRAKILGGVDRFLTKSCMDSGSEPLNLIPSADLTINRCQLTEFQGPFCKYKKFKRAHGIQQWWNYVPYDSLRYEYNTTNYVE